The proteins below are encoded in one region of Nitrospiraceae bacterium:
- a CDS encoding DUF2007 domain-containing protein has translation MSMIRLTEPHSLGELAIVKSLLESNGIPYIVHHEHVSSLYPGIPFLGTMVMVDPVDLSRAELLLSRLRLEVRDVSSQA, from the coding sequence ATGTCGATGATTCGTTTGACGGAGCCTCATAGCTTGGGAGAGCTGGCCATCGTCAAGAGCTTACTGGAGAGCAATGGAATTCCGTATATCGTACACCATGAACATGTCAGCAGTTTATATCCCGGTATTCCCTTTCTAGGTACCATGGTCATGGTCGACCCCGTCGATCTGTCACGTGCAGAATTATTGTTGAGTCGGCTGCGATTGGAAGTGCGAGATGTGTCCAGCCAGGCCTAG
- a CDS encoding formylglycine-generating enzyme family protein, which produces MICRILGTLTLFVIISHQQAISSDIPDDMALVPAGEFFMGSPAGTDNLPDEQPQRRVYLSSFFIDRHEITNEAYHLFVKSTGHRTPENANPSSTLWSNATSMAGIERHPVVNVSWNDAVAYCHWAGKRLPTEAEWEKAARGTDARRYPWGNDWDFAKANSASYWAERTVEFNSGADWEAFWIRGEGARLAKEKGIKGEVLTMPVGSFPQSLSPYGLYDMAGNVAEWVQDWYDPNYYRSAPLSDPLGPERGAIKSMRGGSWLKPAVSLRTTDRDWGTMDSRPSGTGFRCANDAF; this is translated from the coding sequence ATGATATGCCGCATCCTCGGCACGCTGACACTCTTCGTAATCATCAGCCATCAGCAGGCAATTAGTTCGGACATACCCGACGACATGGCCTTGGTTCCCGCAGGGGAATTCTTCATGGGATCTCCTGCTGGTACTGATAACCTTCCCGATGAACAGCCGCAGCGTCGTGTGTATCTGAGCAGTTTTTTCATCGATCGACATGAAATTACCAATGAAGCTTACCATTTGTTCGTCAAATCGACGGGCCACCGCACTCCTGAGAATGCCAATCCATCCTCGACACTCTGGAGCAACGCGACTTCAATGGCGGGGATTGAGCGCCATCCAGTCGTCAACGTGAGTTGGAATGATGCCGTTGCCTATTGCCATTGGGCGGGGAAACGTCTGCCGACGGAAGCGGAATGGGAAAAAGCGGCACGTGGAACTGACGCACGGCGTTATCCCTGGGGAAACGATTGGGACTTCGCGAAAGCCAATAGCGCCAGTTACTGGGCGGAACGCACGGTTGAATTCAACAGCGGCGCTGATTGGGAAGCCTTCTGGATCAGGGGCGAAGGCGCGAGGCTGGCCAAGGAAAAAGGCATCAAGGGGGAAGTACTAACAATGCCTGTCGGCAGTTTCCCTCAAAGTCTCAGTCCGTACGGCCTCTACGACATGGCTGGCAACGTTGCCGAATGGGTACAGGACTGGTATGACCCTAATTACTATCGATCGGCTCCCCTCTCTGATCCACTCGGTCCGGAACGCGGCGCCATTAAATCCATGCGTGGCGGATCGTGGCTGAAACCAGCAGTGAGCCTGCGCACGACCGACCGTGACTGGGGTACGATGGACAGTCGCCCCAGCGGAACAGGATTTCGCTGCGCGAATGATGCATTTTGA
- the hemW gene encoding radical SAM family heme chaperone HemW, giving the protein MSQTPLGLYLHVPFCRQRCDFCAFYLETYRDGRAGTFVDSLRREIRLYGAQDLAATHSIQSIYFGGGTPTTLAPDQLESILTEIRAAFVVIPEAEVSIEAHPATVSEQDLVRLVRAGFNRISFGAESMDDREFLSIGRPGSSEDTIRAVARACAAGFTNINLDLMYGLPGQTLKSWRQSLDRVVQLDPAHISCYALTIEEGTTLARNIAREVIAAPDEVRQVEMDQTADAFLRRAGFQRYEISNYAKPGYVCRHNLLYWTNGAYLGLGPSAQSYVDGSRFGNIADLTAYNGALGEHRLPVQGYTELSDHERLRDAVVFGLRLVQGIPTQALEAHALHYGHRETLMGLRAQQLIEDEGTQSRLTAKGRQYADTVAEKLF; this is encoded by the coding sequence ATGTCGCAGACGCCGCTTGGTCTCTACCTCCACGTCCCTTTTTGTCGCCAACGATGTGATTTCTGTGCCTTCTATCTGGAAACCTACAGGGACGGCCGTGCAGGTACATTTGTAGACTCTTTGCGGCGCGAGATCCGTCTCTATGGCGCCCAGGATCTTGCAGCAACCCATTCGATCCAATCCATCTATTTCGGCGGCGGAACGCCGACGACACTTGCCCCCGATCAACTAGAAAGTATCCTGACAGAAATTCGGGCGGCGTTTGTGGTCATTCCCGAGGCCGAGGTTTCAATCGAGGCCCATCCTGCAACGGTCTCGGAACAAGACCTTGTACGACTGGTTCGAGCAGGTTTCAACCGAATTAGCTTTGGCGCGGAATCCATGGACGACCGGGAATTTCTATCAATCGGGCGACCCGGTTCCTCCGAGGACACCATCCGTGCAGTTGCGAGGGCCTGCGCTGCGGGGTTCACGAATATCAATCTTGATCTCATGTATGGCTTGCCCGGACAAACCCTGAAAAGCTGGCGACAATCTCTTGACCGTGTCGTTCAGCTCGATCCCGCTCATATTTCCTGCTATGCGTTAACGATAGAAGAAGGAACGACGCTGGCTCGGAACATCGCGCGCGAGGTCATTGCAGCTCCTGATGAAGTACGACAGGTCGAGATGGACCAAACGGCCGACGCATTCCTCCGCCGAGCGGGTTTCCAACGATATGAGATTTCCAACTACGCAAAGCCTGGTTATGTCTGCCGACACAATCTTCTGTACTGGACCAATGGGGCCTATCTTGGCCTTGGTCCGAGCGCCCAGTCGTACGTCGATGGAAGCCGTTTCGGAAACATCGCTGACTTGACGGCATACAACGGCGCATTGGGTGAACATCGTCTGCCGGTCCAAGGTTACACAGAGCTGTCCGACCATGAACGGCTTCGCGATGCCGTCGTCTTTGGGTTACGTCTGGTCCAGGGGATTCCCACACAAGCGCTCGAAGCACACGCCTTGCACTACGGCCATCGCGAGACATTGATGGGACTGCGTGCGCAACAACTCATCGAAGATGAAGGAACCCAGAGCAGACTGACGGCCAAGGGCCGCCAATATGCCGATACCGTTGCAGAGAAGCTCTTCTAG
- a CDS encoding iron-containing redox enzyme family protein — protein sequence MTRPLTKNHFQEEILRIMDCKHHWAWPAFASGKLDTLQLRVHFQQEYAVYVRDFPVFLARIHGRNPPASVRRMLAENIYEEDTGGLSLGKSHPELFLSMMEGLGFQADSFNAIRLLPASRAYRAWLDRVSSHRDWVIGAAALTIFVEGSVKDRQEILEPSKPKTTEEIESTVQHHPLVQFHGLSPDHMDLIRSHQMVEAGHRHDAYNMVVGQSTARGRQQAVLRCLKKSLKLWLAYRDAVAIACGLKKP from the coding sequence ATGACGCGTCCTTTGACTAAAAATCATTTTCAAGAGGAAATCCTGCGCATCATGGACTGCAAACACCATTGGGCATGGCCTGCCTTCGCCAGCGGGAAATTGGATACGCTCCAACTCCGTGTCCATTTTCAGCAAGAATATGCAGTCTATGTCCGTGATTTCCCCGTCTTTCTCGCGCGGATTCACGGGCGCAACCCTCCGGCCTCCGTGCGTCGCATGTTGGCGGAAAACATTTACGAGGAAGACACCGGCGGGTTATCGCTCGGCAAGTCACACCCGGAGCTGTTTTTATCCATGATGGAGGGATTGGGCTTTCAGGCCGACTCCTTTAACGCGATCCGTTTGTTGCCGGCAAGTCGCGCCTACCGCGCTTGGCTCGACCGTGTATCGAGCCACAGGGACTGGGTAATCGGCGCCGCAGCGCTCACAATTTTTGTTGAAGGCAGCGTAAAAGACCGGCAGGAGATCCTTGAGCCGTCCAAACCGAAAACCACTGAAGAAATTGAATCCACAGTCCAACATCATCCTCTCGTGCAATTCCATGGCCTTTCACCAGATCATATGGATCTCATCCGCTCCCATCAAATGGTCGAAGCTGGGCATCGGCATGATGCGTACAACATGGTGGTAGGCCAATCCACAGCCCGCGGCCGGCAACAGGCAGTCCTCCGTTGCCTCAAGAAAAGTTTGAAGCTTTGGCTGGCCTATCGCGACGCCGTCGCCATCGCCTGCGGACTTAAGAAGCCCTGA